In the Salmo trutta chromosome 13, fSalTru1.1, whole genome shotgun sequence genome, aagaatgagTGTTTACATTATCGCTCAGTAAATAAATTTTCTTTGTAAAAgaaaatctgcaaaatgattggcaatatcagctggttttgttattgttctcccatcaacctccacactagatgaGCATGATTAAAaagcacatacactgagtgttcaaaatattaggaacacttACTCTTCCCATGACATCGACTGACCAGATtaatccagttgaaagctatgatcccttattgatgtcacttattaaatccactaattaaagaaggatttttaagccttgagacaattgagacatggtgTGCCGTTCAGAGTGTGAATTGGCAAGacacaatatttaagtgcctttgaacggggtatggaagtaggtgccaggcgcaccggtttgagtgtgtcaaggaatgcaacgctgctgggtttttcgcGCTCAAcggtttcccatgtgtatcaagaatggtccaccacccgaaggacatccagccaacttgacacaccttgtagagtccaggaAGGAGTGAATTAAAAATTCCTAAGCTGTCCTATTAAACTTTCCGGGTGTCTTGATATCCTAGCAAGAAACCATGTAGATATAGCAATGCTCCAAGAAACACACCCGCTCCAAATGGGCTCATAGAATAAAGAACCATTTGTACAAACTGTCTGCTTTTTCATCAACCCCAAACAAAACTAAAGGTGTAATCATAATGATACATAAGAAACTAAAATTTACCATCTTGTGTAAGGGGGAAGACCAAGAAGGCAGAATCACTTTCCTTAAATGTATCCATAATGGAAAGAAAATGCCTTTTTATTAATGTGTACGCTCCAAATTCATATGATCCTACGTTTTTTAATTCTCATTCTCTGAACAGCATATTGTTAGAATTAGCTGAATTCCTTCCATCTGGTTATTGGGACAGACATGAATGACATGTGGGACAAATCTAATATGAATAACTACAATCAACCAAGGCTCTCCAGCATATAGTCTCTGATTACAACCTCATTGATTCCTGACGAGCACATATTCCTAAGGCAAAAGAGCACACTTTCTAGTCAAACAGGCGTAAATCATTCTCACAAATCTATTTCATACTACTATCTACAACcctagtttctttaaaaaaatagaaATTTGACATAAGAGCTAGTCTGACCACTACACTTACTACTGCAACTTCAAATTTCAGTTTCTCGTAAAAGAGCTGATGGCTTTTTCAATGTTTCATTACTACAAAATCCTACATTCTGTGATCAATTTGTGATCCCCTGGACATCGAGGAGACTCCCGCCTATGCTGTTAGGTCCCCCAAGGTCGTGGGGGTCAGCTCCAGTATCCCTTCCATGCATCTAGATACCATCTGTGGTCACCTTCGCAATAACCTCGAGAGAGGACagaccagaacaacagtttagtttagGGAATTTCTGATTCATGAAATCCAGACAAACTATTCTCTATGACAAATTATTACTGCTTCCAATATTCTTAATACAAATGTCTAAGACAAATATCAAAGAGAATAACACAAATTGGCttacgtcaacagtgaagacaaGGACAAGTAcgttagtgtctagtttgagaaacagacacctcacaagtcctcaactggcagcttcattaaattgtacccgcaaaacaccagtctcaatgtcaacagtgaagaggcgactccgggaggctggccttctaggcagaattgcatagaaaaagccatatctcagactggccaataaaaataaaagattaaaatgggcaaaataacacagacactggacagaggaactctgcctagaaggccagcatcccggagtcgcctcttcactgttaacattgagactggtgttttgcaggtactatttaatgaagctgccagttgaggacttgtgaggtgtctgtttctcaaactagacactaacgtacttgtcctcttgctcagttgttcaccggcgctcccattcctctttctattctggttagagccagtttgcgctgttctgtgaagggagtagtacacagtgttatACGACATCTTCAGTTTCTTAGGCAATTTCTTGgcagtttcagaagaaagttctttgtttttggccattttgagcttgtaatcgaacccacaaatgctgatgctccagatactcaactagtctaaataaggccagttttattgcttctttaatcaggacaacagttttcagctgtgctaacataattgcaaaaggttttgtaatgatcaattagcctttttaagatgatgaacttggattagctaacacaatatgccattggaacacaggagtgatggttgctgataatgggcctctatacgcctatatagatattccataaaacaatctggcatttccagctacaatggtcatttaaaacatgaacaatgtctacactgtatttctgatcaatttgatgttattttaatggacaagaaatgtgcttttctttaaaaaaaaggacatttctaagtgaacccaaacttttgaatggcagtgtatatatacaaGCTCCAGCCACACACACGAGGAATAGGTATTGTGCATAAACAGacttttttttcaaaaacaaggtctaagtgaCGCCAAACTTTTGATAGTTAGTGTATATGGCAATGTAAACGACTCAGGATAAAATAAATCAATTTACAAAAAGGGAAAGACGTAGGAGGACTATCCGAACCAAACTTTGAATTGTATTTCCGCCACATCCTAAATTGGTTTAGACATAATTCTTCTGTCCCCCTGGCTGAGTATAGAGATAAATATGGTGTCTCGAATTACCCTGGAAGAAGTGGTCTTCACTGATATACAGTATCCCTTAAATAATGAAAACTACCCTCAAGGCTTATTATTATTTGGTGCAAAACTGAAAAGCAATGTAACTAGGAATCAAAATGGCATGCCCATACtccaatatttcacaataatgTCTTGTTAACTGGAAGGTGGCcttttgcaccccccccccccccccatggtccAAATGTGGAATCCCCATACCCTTACTGATATCATGGACTAAATatttactatttccttttttccTATGGAATCCCTTGGGAAATCCAACTACCGAACCATCCAAtgatgggatttataaataaattatcTGGGCTCCCAAAAGGACTGATCGCCTAAATATAGaaacaacttttggaaagctCATTCTGGGATAGCCATTAAAGTATGGTCCACAGATCTAATTGGATCTGAACAACCAtttaactggaacagaatatggaTAAATATGACCTTGGCATCCCGTAAACCGAACCATCAACTTATACATTTTAAGTTTGTTCACAGACTGTGTTTAACACCAAGGAAACGTTTAACGTTGAAATTGGCCCTTACAAATGTTTCAAAAACTGCAAAGCGTGTAAGGCGTATTTGCATTTAGACAGAGGATTTGGGTATCATCGGAGCATCGGGACATTTTTCCTCACAAGGCTAAAGGGGATGTCCAATggctcattgtaatgaaatgCAATTTGAGTCATGAATAAGGGTAAGGTTGAGCCCTGTGACTACTTGTCAGTGTAAAGTTACCTTTGATAACATAATTGTTAAGCCAAATGCTAATGTAGGAGCCATTTTGTCCTGTTTATGTGGTTGTTCTTACCCTGCTCACCATTAACACATTGGAACTACAATATGCGCCTATGGTAATTACATCTGCATGTATTCTCTCCATACCTATCTGCTTCTATACTTCCTGGTCACTGTATGCCTATACATGTAACCCATGACCCAAATCGATATAGTGCCCTCTAGTGTACACATTAAGTGGAATAAAGATAGATAAACTATATCCACAACACAACAACCACATAAGTAAGCCTAAATTGCTCCTACAGGAAAAGTAATTTGACATGTATTTGACAACATAACGCCCTACAGCTAACTATAACATAACTTGATCTCCCATCCTCTCCAACATTAACCCAGGTCCATGATGAGGCTCAGTTCCTGGAGAGGCTGGGCTGCGTGGACATGCAGGGCGTCAAGGTCCTCTCCATCTTTGGCAACACGGGCGACGGCAAGTCCCACACCCTCAACCACATCCTGTTTGGCGGGGATACCATATTCTACACCTCCAAGTCCCCCAGCTCCTGCACAGTGGGCGTGTGGGCTGCCTTTGACCCCGGGCTGGGCCTGGTGGCTCTGGACACAGAGGGCCTGCTGGGGGCGGCGGTCAACCAGAACCAGCGCATGCGTCTGCTGCTGAAGGTGCTGGCCGTATCGGACGTGGTGGTGTACCGCACACGGGCCGAGAGGCTGCACAACGACATGTTCCAGTTCCTAAGCAGCGCATCAGGGGCCTACCTGAAGCACTTCACCCCCGAGCTGCGTGCCCTCTCCAGCCGCTGTGGCATGGacgttcccctctcctctctggggcCGGCGGTCATCGTGTTCCAGGAGACCACCCACACCCAGCTATTGGGCCATGGTATGTACAGAAGAGGCCCAGTCACTAACATGCAATCATATGTTTCTATAAATGCGTTACACAACAATTTGCTCATGAGTTGTGTTAGACAACACATTGTGGAATGGTTAAATTATGCTGTCATGTTGTTTCAGACTCATTTGCCCAAAGTAATTGCACCCTGGGAATAaatatttacttttttttattgaattgaaCAACAACACGCTAACATATTACTTCAATTCAGAATCACACCCAGCTATTACACTGGGTGAGACACCCACAGATACAACTACTAAAGTAACACATACTACACTATTAACTCAACAGTCAGTTGGGTGTGTGAACTCAACCCATGACGTTGTTCTACTTTGTCCCCACAGAGCGAACAGATGTCCCTGGCTATGCAGACACTCAGCTCCAGAGGCGCTTCCATGACCTGGGCCTGGGTACAGAGGCCTTCAGCTCAGTGCAGTACGTGGGCACACAGACCATCACTCCACCGACCAACTACTCTCTGCTCCTGGAGGCTGTACGCCAGCAAGTCAGGAACACTGCCACCCGATCGCCCCGTCAACCTGCCATCGTCTTCAGCGCTCtgcaggtatgtgtgtgtttatttctttGCATTATTGCATAATTCATTTGTTTGATAGACAGGTAATGCCGGTACTAGCTAATGTTCATGGGAATTATGTGCTTGTCTGGGTAAATAGGTCTTTCCAAAACCAACCAATCAATGAatgaatgtttgtttgtttgtttgttttgaccTCATGACCCTGCTTGGCTCCTCCCCTTCCATCCCCTGGGcgtcacctctctctccttctcccctcctctccaggccCTGAGTGACAGGTTCTGTGGGGAGATCTTAGACGACAAAATCCCCCTCTACTCCTTCTTCCCTGACGAATACTTCACCTGCTCTTCAGTCTGCCTCAGCTGCAAGTAAGTGACTTCCCTGCGTCTGCTGCATGTATCTGCTCTGAGTAACTCTATCACATGAATCAAAACTAAATGGGGAGGGACTAACCTACATTTGTCCAATTGAAGCTCTCGTTTTCATTGCAAACCATTTTCcatgttttgctacagtgtgcactGATGAATGGTGTATTCACCTGCTGCACGTGAGCAGGTAGTGCTAGGATATGTGTCCCTCCCAGATGGGTTGCCACAAAGGAAGCATAAAAGTATGTCTGTCCTATGTAAATCATACATCTCTATGGGTGTTTCATTATGTACAGTGTCTTCTTTAACTTTGGAAATTTGAGCTAGATCAGAAACCAAATTTTCCCTAAACATACTGATTGGTGTTCATATCCAGAAATAGGCATTGCTTTAACAGGCTCTCACTGCTTGAGTATGAAGCcttgtttgtcaccgttataaaTGTGTTATGATGCACGTCTAACATCTTATGCCGCTAGAAGAAAAGGAGCGACGCCTTTTGGCCATCCACCAACATGGCAGGTGATCAGAGATGTTAAGTATGTGATGGATGGATTAATTGTCCTTGTTTTCTTTCCCCTCAGTATCCGCTGTAAGAACGGGATGAACCATCTAAGAGACAGGGTCCCTCACCTGGCAGACGGACTGTGTCAGTACGCTcaccagtacaacaacaaggtcCTCATCTGCAAGGTAAGACATTTCACATATGGTCTGTGATGGGACATAAGAGAGAAAGATACATTAAGTTGGGCTGAAAGCAATATAGACTTATTGATGTGATCTGAAAAGAAAATGGACAAGAAAGTATTCTATATAGGATTGAATCCTGTGGAGATGGTGTTGAACAATTTGTAGTACTAGCAAATGCATGAACCAAGGGTATGAAGCTAGCATTAATCATACGTTGTGTGCTCTCTCCCTGATCTGGTCCTACCCACGCAGAGGTGCTATGAGGGGGGCAGGGAGCTTATTGTCATTCCTAAAACCTCAGCCTCCACAGACAACCCCTGGTTTGGGTTGGCAAAGTATGCCTGGTCTGGGTGAGTTGTTGATGTAATCTGGACTCTTTGCACACACGCACATTTACTTTTTGATGGTATTAAAGATGTCCCTTTCAACCATCCAGTTAATGAAGTACCACTCATTCACAGATACATAGAATCCACTCTGCCATCTAAGCCAATGCACTATATATTTCTTTCCACTCTCTCCACGGTGCACCTGTCCTGCCAGGTATGTCCTGGAGTGTGGCAGCTGTGGCATCATCTACCGCAGCCGGCAGTACTGGCTGGGCAACCAGGACCCAGAGAGCGGCGTGGTGCGGCCCGAGGTCAAACACGTCTGGGAGGGGGTGAGCAGAGCCGCCTAGTCCTACACACCCTTCATTGTACTGGCAGGAACTACATACAAACAGTCACTCAAGCTCAATTGAAGTGTCAGTGAGAATATTTAGAGGCATTTGCGACTGAACAGGTTGGAATTTATATGCAAAGTGTCTGGCATATATTTAACTTTCAAAGTATGTCAGCTATCAAAGGTTAATAAAGATGACGTTACCTTGCACTGGCAACGTCAACACTGCACACTGGACTTCAATGTGTCACGG is a window encoding:
- the LOC115206102 gene encoding zinc finger FYVE domain-containing protein 1-like, which codes for MSEVLMKEMEEVSLCHIKTEDHPENGRSFLLVDEQENLQVHDEAQFLERLGCVDMQGVKVLSIFGNTGDGKSHTLNHILFGGDTIFYTSKSPSSCTVGVWAAFDPGLGLVALDTEGLLGAAVNQNQRMRLLLKVLAVSDVVVYRTRAERLHNDMFQFLSSASGAYLKHFTPELRALSSRCGMDVPLSSLGPAVIVFQETTHTQLLGHERTDVPGYADTQLQRRFHDLGLGTEAFSSVQYVGTQTITPPTNYSLLLEAVRQQVRNTATRSPRQPAIVFSALQALSDRFCGEILDDKIPLYSFFPDEYFTCSSVCLSCNIRCKNGMNHLRDRVPHLADGLCQYAHQYNNKVLICKRCYEGGRELIVIPKTSASTDNPWFGLAKYAWSGYVLECGSCGIIYRSRQYWLGNQDPESGVVRPEVKHVWEGSEAFLTDHQNAAQRVLDGMNFVIQSVSEYSTGPTKAVTSWLTDQVAPLYWRPNTDITACHCCKKPFEEAERKHHCRWCGEGFCQACSTRRMPVPERGWGSTPVRVCDACHRQGGTETTNQVSVVEPRGLMARRVTEVAQSTLDMITTAVDYPLCFVKGVARPDYWIPDQQIVQCHRCNKAFTPSMSKHHCRACGQGVCSGCSSKSCPVPSRGWDHPVRVCDHCASHKGSL